The following proteins are encoded in a genomic region of Apteryx mantelli isolate bAptMan1 chromosome 37, bAptMan1.hap1, whole genome shotgun sequence:
- the LOC106497028 gene encoding RNA-binding protein 4B-like, which yields MVKLFIGNLPREATEQEIRSLFEQYGKVLECDIIKNYGFVHIEDKTAAEDAIRNLHHHKLHGVCINVEASKNKSKASTKLHVGNISPTCTNLELRAKFEEYGPVIECDIVKDYAFVHMERAEDAVEAIRGLDNTEFQGKRMRVQLSTSRLRTAPGMGDKSGCYRCGKEGHWSKECPVDRPGQVADFTEAYNEQYGAVRTPYPAGYGETMYYDDGYGGMVDYYKRYRVRSYATASAYDAYAEQTMAQYSQYAQYSQVQSTAMAATTAMASRIPTTLDPYDRALLPTPGAAAAVAAAATAAAAAASSTYYTRDRSPLRRTAAAATTVGEAYTYDRSQLSPVSSVARASLYDMQRFGRDAYADRARYSAF from the exons ATGGTGAAGCTGTTCATCGGGAACCTGCCGCGGGAGGCGACGGAGCAGGAGATCCGCTCGCTCTTCGAGCAGTACGGCAAGGTGCTGGAGTGCGACATCATCAAGAACTACGGCTTCGTGCACATCGAGGACAAGACGGCGGCCGAAGACGCCATCCGCAACCTGCACCACCACAAGCTGCACGGCGTCTGCATCAACGTGGAGGCCAGCAAGAACAAGAGCAAGGCCTCCACCAAGCTGCACGTGGGCAACATCAGCCCCACCTGCACCAACCTGGAGCTGCGGGCCAAGTTCGAGGAGTACGGCCCCGTCATCGAGTGCGACATCGTCAAGGACTATGCCTTTGTGCACATGGAGCGGGCGGAGGACGCGGTGGAGGCCATCCGCGGCCTGGACAACACTGAGTTCCAAG GCAAGCGGATGCGCGTGCAGTTGTCCACGAGTCGGCTCAGGACCGCGCCCGGGATGGGAGACAAGAGCGGCTGCTACCGGTGCGGGAAGGAAGGGCACTGGTCTAAAGAGTGTCCGGTAGATCGCCCGGGGCAAGTGGCTGACTTTACCGAGGCCTATAATGAGCAGTACGGAGCGGTGCGCACTCCCTACCCCGCGGGCTATGGGGAGACCATGTATTACGATGACGGGTATGGCGGAATGGTCGACTACTACAAGCGCTACCGCGTGAGGTCCTATGCGACGGCCTCTGCATACGACGCCTATGCAGAGCAGACCATGGCCCAGTACTCGCAGTACGCGCAGTACTCCCAAGTGCAGTCCACGGCCATGGCCGCCACCACAGCCATGGCCAGTCGCATCCCCACCACCCTAGACCCGTACGATAGAGCTCTGCTGCCGACCCCGGGAGCGGCAGCCGccgtggccgccgccgccaccgcggccgcggcggccgcctccTCCACCTATTACACCCGGGATAGAAGCCCCCTGCGCCGCACGGCAGCCGCGGCCACCACCGTCGGAGAGGCGTACACTTACGATCGTAGTCAGCTGTCGCCGGTCTCGTCGGTCGCTCGGGCCTCCCTCTACGACATGCAGCGGTTCGGGCGCGACGCATACGCGGACAGGGCGCGGTACTCTGCCTTTTGA
- the RBM14 gene encoding RNA-binding protein 14, with protein sequence MRPGIKLFVGNVPEEATAEELSELFAGVAGPVLGVALMKQFAFVHLRDEAAAARAITQLNGHQLHGRRIVVEPSRPRPTNTCKIFVGNVSAACTSGELRSLFQQYGTVVECDVVKDYAFVHMENEADAKVAIENLNGKEVKGRRVNVELSTNVQKKGAAQTIQAGIIVDKNKRIGLEYREKFQPKIDGFDQRRAADSTFPSAAAGYATSSLYDYQQRFGGNSANKYDSFDAQARPASPSYFGRDRSPLRRSPSRAAYSTVTLPMTAQPAAYRAQPSASLGAAYRAQPSASLGMAYRPQPTTGQAASYRAQPSASLGNAYRAQSSVSLGASGAQPAANSLASYGAQAAASYNAQPAASQLSGYGVQSAALASSYGAQAATGYSASYGAQASAAHAAAYGAQPAAGPAASYGAQSVATHVASYGAQATAGHAASYGAQPVEGHAASYGAQPGAALSASYGAQPVAAHAASYGAQAVAGHAASYGGQPMAGHSASYGAQPAAALSASYGAQPAAGHSASYGAQPAANLPGSYGTQSAAALSATYGAQAASSLAASYNNQAAAASYKAQASAPLAAAYRAQASNSMAASYAAQQPSSASLAAAYRAQPGTAYDGPSQLGQQAASYLGISQTAAAAVAPPYERTRLSPPRSAGYDDPYKKSTALAKRYNSDRRLSDLSDYRRLADSPLAYRRSPTKSPMDYRRLPEAHSDYARYSGGYGDYMHTARMHSSYQRRL encoded by the exons ATGCGTCCCGGCATAAAGCTCTTCGTGGGCAACGTGCCCGAGGAGGCCACGGCGGAGGAGCTGAGCGAGTTGTTCGCCGGCGTCGCCGGGCCCGTGCTCGGCGTCGCCCTCATGAAGCAGTTCGCCTTCGTGCACCTGCGGGAtgaggcggcggccgcccgcgccaTCACCCAGCTCAACGGCCACCAGCTGCACGGCCGCCGCATCGTGGTCGAGCCCTCCCGGCCTCGGCCCACCAACACGTGCAAGATCTTCGTCGGCAACGTCTCGGCCGCCTGCACCAGCGGCGAGCTCCGCTCGCTCTTCCAGCAGTACGGCACCGTCGTCGAGTGCGACGTGGTCAAAG ACTATGCATTTGTTCACATGGAGAACGAAGCAGATGCAAAAGTTGCCATCGAAAATCTTAATGGAAAGGAAGTGAAAGGAAGAAGAGTCAATGTGGAACTCTCTACTAACGTTCAGAAAAAGGGAGCAGCCCAGACTATCCAGGCAGGCATCATTGTTGACAAGAACAAGAGGATAGGTCTGGAGTATAGGGAGAAATTCCAGCCCAAGATAGACGGTTTTGACCAGCGGAGGGCTGCGGACTCGACCTTCCCCTCGGCCGCCGCGGGATACGCCACCTCCTCGCTGTACGATTACCAGCAGCGCTTCGGCGGCAACAGCGCCAACAAATACGACTCCTTCGACGCCCAGGCGAGGCCCGCCTCCCCCTCCTACTTCGGGAGGGACAGGAGCCCGCTCCGGCGATCGCCCTCGCGGGCCGCCTACTCGACGGTGACGCTCCCCATGACGGCGCAGCCAGCCGCCTACCGCGCGCAGCCCTCCGCCTCCCTGGGAGCCGCCTACCGCGCGCAGCCCTCGGCCTCCCTCGGCATGGCTTACCGCCCGCAGCCGACCACCGGCCAGGCGGCCTCCTACCGCGCCCAGCCCTCCGCCTCGCTGGGGAACGCCTACCGAGCCCAGTCGTCCGTCTCCCTGGGAGCGTCCGGCGCGCAGCCCGCGGCCAACTCGCTCGCCTCCTACGGCGCCCAGGCCGCGGCCTCCTACAACGCCCAGCCGGCGGCTTCCCAGCTCTCCGGCTATGGAGTCCAGTCCGCAGCCCTGGCCTCCTCCTACGGCGCCCAGGCCGCCACCGGCTACTCGGCCTCCTACGGAGCCCAGGCCTCGGCCGCGCACGCCGCTGCTTACGGAGCCCAGCCTGCCGCAGGCCCTGCGGCCTCCTACGGCGCCCAGTCCGTGGCCACGCACGTGGCCTCCTACGGCGCCCAGGCCACAGCGGGCCACGCGGCCTCCTACGGCGCCCAGCCCGTAGAAGGCCACGCGGCCTCCTACGGAGCCCAGCCCGGAGCCGCGCTCTCGGCCTCCTACGGAGCCCAGCCCGTGGCCGCGCATGCCGCCTCCTACGGAGCCCAGGCCGTGGCGGGCCACGCGGCCTCCTACGGCGGCCAGCCCATGGCCGGCCACTCGGCCTCCTACGgtgcccagcccgcggccgcgCTCTCGGCCTCCTACGGTGCCCAGCCCGCAGCCGGCCACTCGGCCTCCTACGGCGCCCAGCCCGCGGCCAATCTGCCTGGCTCTTACGGCACCCAGTCTGCGGCTGCCCTCTCCGCCACCTACGGCGCCCAGGCCGCCTCCTCGCTGGCCGCCTCCTACAACAACCAGGCTGCGGCGGCCTCCTACAAAGCGCAGGCCTCCGCCCCGCTCGCCGCGGCCTACAGAGCGCAGGCCTCGAACTCGATGGCAGCGTCGTACGCAGCGCAGCAGCCCTCCTCCGCTTCCTTGGCAGCCGCCTACCGAGCTCAGCCGGGCACCGCGTACGACGGGCCAAGCCAGCTGGGGCAACAGGCGGCCTCCTATTTGGGAATCTCTCAGACTGCCGCCGCCGCTGTCGCCCCGCCGTACGAGCGCACCCGCCTCTCCCCGCCCCGGAGCGCTGGCTATGACGATCCTTACAAAAAATCTACTGCTCTGGCTAAAAG GTACAATTCTGATCGCCGTTTATCTGACCTCTCAGATTACCGTCGTTTAGCAGACTCGCCGCTCGCGTACCGTCGTTCGCCGACAAAGTCCCCGATGGATTATCGCCGTCTTCCAGAAGCACATTCCGATTACGCCCGCTACTCGGGCGGCTATGGCGATTATATGCATACGGCGCGGATGCATTCTAGTTACCAGCGCCGCCTGTAG
- the CCS gene encoding copper chaperone for superoxide dismutase, which produces MAEPGPAATSCRLEFSVQMTCESCVEAVREALQGLAGVRVLDVRLDSQTVLVEASVAAEQVREQLEASGRRAVLRGMGGPSSPGRQGPAVAAAVAALRGPGAVRGLLRFVQVSPERCLVEGTVDGLQPGPHGLHVHEFGDLSDACDSCGDHFNPDGERHGGPQDEHRHVGDLGNIWADAMGRAAFRLEDSRLKVWDIIGRSVVVDAGEDDLGRGSHPLSGLTGNSGPRLACGVVARAAGLFENPKRICTCDGLTLWDERDRERPPGQPAPHL; this is translated from the exons CTGGAGTTCTCGGTGCAGATGACCTGCGAGAGCTGCGTGGAGGCTGTGCGGGAGgcgctgcaggggctggcag GCGTGCGGGTGCTCGACGTCCGCCTGGACTCGCAGACGGTGCTGGTGGAGGCCAGCGTAGCGGCTGAGCAGGTGCGGGAGCAGCTGGAGGCCTCGGGGCGCCGGGCGGTGCTGCGGGGCATGGGCGGCCCCAGCAGCCCCGGACGCCAGGGcccagcggtggcggcggcggtggcggcgctgcggggccccggggcggtgcGGGGGCTGCTGCGCTTCGTGCAGGTCTCCCCCGAGCGCTGCCTGGTGGAGGGAACCGTTGATGGGCTCCAGCCGGGGCCCCACGGGCTCCACGTCCACGAGTTCGGCGACCTCTCTGACGCCTGCGACAG CTGCGGGGACCATTTCAACCCCGACGGGGAGCGCCACGGCGGACCCCAGGATGAGCACCGG CACGTCGGGGACCTGGGCAACATCTGGGCCGACGCCATGGGCAGAGCCGCCTTCCGCCTGGAGGACTCGCGCCTGAAG GTCTGGGACATCATCGGGCGCTCGGTGGTGGTGGACGCGGGCGAGGACGACCTGGGCCGGGGCTCGCACCCGCTCTCCGGGCTCACGGGCAACTCGGGGCCCAG GCTGGCCTGCGGCGTGGTGGCCCGGGCGGCCGGGCTCTTCGAGAACCCCAAGCGCATCTGCACCTGCGACGGGCTGACGCTCTGGGACGAGCGGGACCGGGAGcggcccccggggcagccggcccCACACCTCTAG